From Cyclopterus lumpus isolate fCycLum1 chromosome 4, fCycLum1.pri, whole genome shotgun sequence, a single genomic window includes:
- the clocka gene encoding circadian locomoter output cycles protein kaput isoform X6 encodes MEGDEKDKAKRESRNKSEKKRRDQFNVLIKELGAMLPGNTRKMDKSTVLQKSIDFLHKHKEIAAQSESTEIRPDWKPPFLSNEEFTRLMLEALDGFFLAVMTDGNIIYASESVTSLLDHLPSDLVDQNLLNFLPVGEHSDLCKALSSHVTEGETPTPEYLKSQRRVCHRHRLPFVFNYAHRIVLLKFNGVFFSPFKAKNQLEFCCHVLRGTVDPTEPPVYEYVRFIGNFKALNNGEFPLAPRASASGLRAAKPPLFCRVVLSPVAKSTRNGFDGAIRRSLHSAFEGGVCLVATVRLAKPQFIKEMCTVEEPNEEFTSRHSLEWKFLFLDHRAPPIIGYLPFEVLGTSGYDYYHVDDLETLARCHEHLMQYGKGKSCYYRFLTKGQQWIWLQTHHYITYHQWNSRPEFIVCTHTVVSYAEVRAERRRVLGIEESQPEITAGEQSQDSGSESQLNTSSLKEALERFDHSRTPSASSRSSHKSSHTAVSDPASAQMKLQLDGPPGRRSVSGVETTSQRRSSIGSQQSMSSQTTGQNMAPSMVSQQQQQQQQQQVQISSQSMVQFSSQLEVMHNLKEQLEQRTRLIEANIHRQQDELRLIQDELHRVQGQGLQTFSPNGAGRLSPGPLQTAQGNPVQRGGTLGMQGQPVSAGPLQSRVRQQTLLRDQSTALPASLYNTVMIPRQSPANVVQIATGLAQNTGPVATFAQDRSAQLRFPASPQLLTKLVTGPMACGAVMVPTTMFMGQVVTAFAPQQGRTQTISITQQPPQQQQELQQQLTAVQAGPAQQFLQAPRLLHGNQSTQLILQAAFPLQQQGTFAATAQQQQFQQQLQQQQQQQQLAPRRDSLSDRSAPQ; translated from the exons ATGGAAGGAGATGAAAAGGACAAAGCAAAACG agagtCCCGCAACAAGTCCGAGAAGAAGCGCAGGGACCAGTTCAACGTCCTCATCAAGGAGCTGGGCGCCATGCTGCCGGGCAACACGCGCAAGATGGACAAGTCCACGGTTCTGCAGAAGAGCATCGACTTTCTGCACAAGCACAAGG AAATCGCTGCTCAGTCGGAGTCCACCGAGATCAGACCGGACTGGAAGCCTCCTTTTCTGAGCAACGAAGAGTTCACTCGGCTGATGTTGGAG GCGTTAGATGGATTCTTTCTTGCAGTCATGACTGACGGGAACATAATCTACGCCTCTGAGAGCGTGACGTCCCTCCTGGATCACTTACCC TCTGACCTCGTGGACCAGAACCTGCTGAACTTCCTGCCCGTGGGGGAGCACTCGGACCTGTGCAAGGCCCTGTCCTCTCATGTCACGGAGGGGGAGACGCCCACGCCCGAATATCTGAAAAGTCAGCGCCGTGTTTGTCATCGGCATCGTCtcccatttgtttttaattacgCTCATCGCATCGTTTTACTTAAATTCAacggggtttttttttctccatttaaagCAAAAAACCAGCTGGAGTTCTGTTGCCACGTGCTGCGAGGGACCGTGGACCCCACGGAGCCCCCGGTCTACGAGTACGTCCGGTTCATTGGGAACTTCAAGGCCCTGAATAACGGTGAGTTCCCCCTCGCTCCTCGGGCCTCAGCCTCGGGCCTCCGGGCCGCTAAGCCTCCGCTCTTCTGCCGTGTCGTTTTGTCACCAGTGGCCAAAAGTACCCGAAACGGTTTCGACGGAGCGATCCGGCGCTCGCTTCACTCGGCCTTCGAAGGCGGCGTCTGTCTGGTGGCGACGGTGAGGCTCGCCAAGCCGCAGTTCATCAAG GAGATGTGCACTGTAGAGGAGCCCAATGAGGAATTCACCTCCAGACATAGTTTAGAGTGGAAATTTCTCTTCTTGGACCACAG AGCTCCGCCCATCATCGGGTACCTCCCGTTTGAGGTTCTGGGTACTTCCGGGTACGACTACTACCACGTAGACGACCTGGAGACGCTGGCCAGATGCCACGAGCACC TGATGCAATATGGCAAAGGGAAGTCCTGCTACTACAGGTTCCTCACCAAAGGGCAGCAGTGGATCTGGCTCCAGACCCACCACTACATCACCTACCACCAGTGGAACTCCAGGCCCGAGTTTATCGTCTGCACGCATACTGTTGTGAG TTATGCTGAAGTGAGAGCAGAGCGGCGCCGAGTGCTCGGCATTGAAGAATCCCAACCCGAGATCACAGCAGGCGAG CAGTCCCAGGATTCAGGCTCCGAGTCGCAGCTCAACACGTCGAGCCTGAAGGAGGCGCTGGAGCGCTTCGACCACAGCCGGACACCCTCGGCCTCGTCTCGCAGCTCACATAAATCCTCTCACACCGCTGTGTCGGACCCGGCCT CGGCGCAGATGAAGCTCCAGCTGGACGGCCCACCGGGTCGCCGGTCCGTCTCTGGCGTGGAGACGACGTCCCAACGAAGGTCCTCCATCGGCAGTCAG CAGTCGATGAGCTCCCAAACTACCGGACAGAACATGGCACCATCCATggtttcacaacaacaacaacaacaacaacaacaacaagttcaGATCAGCAGCCAA TCGATGGTGCAGTTCTCCAGCCAGCTGGAGGTCATGCACAACctgaaggagcagctggagcagcGGACCCGGCTGATCGAGGCCAACATCCATCGGCAGCAGGACGAGCTGCGGCTGATCCAGGACGAGCTGCACAGAGTTCAGGGGCAAggcctgcag ACGTTCTCGCCGAACGGAGCCGGGCGTCTGAGCCCGGGCCCCCTTCAGACGGCCCAGGGGAACCCGGTGCAGCGGGGGGGGACCCTCGGCATGCAGGGCCAGCCGGTCTCTGCGGGGCCTCTGCAGAGCCGCGTACGGCAGCAAACCCTCCTACGGGACCAGAGCACAGCGCTGCCGGCGTCCCTCTACAACACCGTGATGATCCCCCGGCAGAGCCCGGCTAACGTGGTCCAGATCGCCACCGGCTTGGCCCAGAACACCGGACCCGTGGCCACGTTCGCTCAGGACCGCTCGGCTCAGTTGAG GTTTCCTGCCAGTCCTCAGCTGCTCACCAAGCTGGTGACGGGACCGATGGCGTGCGGCGCGGTCATGGTccccaccaccatgttcatgggCCAAGTGGTGACGGCCTTCGCTCCCCAGCAGGGGCGGACTCAGACCATCAGCATTACCCAGCAgccaccacagcagcagcaggagctccagcagcagctcacaGCTGTGCAGGCGGGGCCGGCGCAGCAGTTCCTCCAG GCTCCTCGGCTTCTTCATGGAAACCAGTCCACCCAGTTGATCCTGCAGGCGGCGTtccctctgcagcagcagggcaCCTTCGCTGCCACGGCCCAACAGCAGCAGTTTCAACAAcagttacaacaacaacaacaacaacagcagctggCCCCCCGCAGGGACAGTCTGTCTGACCGCTCTGCGCCGCAGTAG
- the clocka gene encoding circadian locomoter output cycles protein kaput isoform X8, translated as MTSSIDRDDSSIFDGLMEGDEKDKAKRESRNKSEKKRRDQFNVLIKELGAMLPGNTRKMDKSTVLQKSIDFLHKHKEIAAQSESTEIRPDWKPPFLSNEEFTRLMLEALDGFFLAVMTDGNIIYASESVTSLLDHLPSDLVDQNLLNFLPVGEHSDLCKALSSHVTEGETPTPEYLKSQRRVCHRHRLPFVFNYAHRIVLLKFNGVFFSPFKAKNQLEFCCHVLRGTVDPTEPPVYEYVRFIGNFKALNNVAKSTRNGFDGAIRRSLHSAFEGGVCLVATVRLAKPQFIKEMCTVEEPNEEFTSRHSLEWKFLFLDHRAPPIIGYLPFEVLGTSGYDYYHVDDLETLARCHEHLMQYGKGKSCYYRFLTKGQQWIWLQTHHYITYHQWNSRPEFIVCTHTVVSYAEVRAERRRVLGIEESQPEITAGEQSQDSGSESQLNTSSLKEALERFDHSRTPSASSRSSHKSSHTAVSDPASAQMKLQLDGPPGRRSVSGVETTSQRRSSIGSQQSMSSQTTGQNMAPSMVSQQQQQQQQQQVQISSQSMVQFSSQLEVMHNLKEQLEQRTRLIEANIHRQQDELRLIQDELHRVQGQGLQTFSPNGAGRLSPGPLQTAQGNPVQRGGTLGMQGQPVSAGPLQSRVRQQTLLRDQSTALPASLYNTVMIPRQSPANVVQIATGLAQNTGPVATFAQDRSAQLRFPASPQLLTKLVTGPMACGAVMVPTTMFMGQVVTAFAPQQGRTQTISITQQPPQQQQELQQQLTAVQAGPAQQFLQAPRLLHGNQSTQLILQAAFPLQQQGTFAATAQQQQFQQQLQQQQQQQQLAPRRDSLSDRSAPQ; from the exons ATGACCTCGAGCATTGACCG GGATGACAGCAGTATCTTTGATGGGTTAATGGAAGGAGATGAAAAGGACAAAGCAAAACG agagtCCCGCAACAAGTCCGAGAAGAAGCGCAGGGACCAGTTCAACGTCCTCATCAAGGAGCTGGGCGCCATGCTGCCGGGCAACACGCGCAAGATGGACAAGTCCACGGTTCTGCAGAAGAGCATCGACTTTCTGCACAAGCACAAGG AAATCGCTGCTCAGTCGGAGTCCACCGAGATCAGACCGGACTGGAAGCCTCCTTTTCTGAGCAACGAAGAGTTCACTCGGCTGATGTTGGAG GCGTTAGATGGATTCTTTCTTGCAGTCATGACTGACGGGAACATAATCTACGCCTCTGAGAGCGTGACGTCCCTCCTGGATCACTTACCC TCTGACCTCGTGGACCAGAACCTGCTGAACTTCCTGCCCGTGGGGGAGCACTCGGACCTGTGCAAGGCCCTGTCCTCTCATGTCACGGAGGGGGAGACGCCCACGCCCGAATATCTGAAAAGTCAGCGCCGTGTTTGTCATCGGCATCGTCtcccatttgtttttaattacgCTCATCGCATCGTTTTACTTAAATTCAacggggtttttttttctccatttaaagCAAAAAACCAGCTGGAGTTCTGTTGCCACGTGCTGCGAGGGACCGTGGACCCCACGGAGCCCCCGGTCTACGAGTACGTCCGGTTCATTGGGAACTTCAAGGCCCTGAATAACG TGGCCAAAAGTACCCGAAACGGTTTCGACGGAGCGATCCGGCGCTCGCTTCACTCGGCCTTCGAAGGCGGCGTCTGTCTGGTGGCGACGGTGAGGCTCGCCAAGCCGCAGTTCATCAAG GAGATGTGCACTGTAGAGGAGCCCAATGAGGAATTCACCTCCAGACATAGTTTAGAGTGGAAATTTCTCTTCTTGGACCACAG AGCTCCGCCCATCATCGGGTACCTCCCGTTTGAGGTTCTGGGTACTTCCGGGTACGACTACTACCACGTAGACGACCTGGAGACGCTGGCCAGATGCCACGAGCACC TGATGCAATATGGCAAAGGGAAGTCCTGCTACTACAGGTTCCTCACCAAAGGGCAGCAGTGGATCTGGCTCCAGACCCACCACTACATCACCTACCACCAGTGGAACTCCAGGCCCGAGTTTATCGTCTGCACGCATACTGTTGTGAG TTATGCTGAAGTGAGAGCAGAGCGGCGCCGAGTGCTCGGCATTGAAGAATCCCAACCCGAGATCACAGCAGGCGAG CAGTCCCAGGATTCAGGCTCCGAGTCGCAGCTCAACACGTCGAGCCTGAAGGAGGCGCTGGAGCGCTTCGACCACAGCCGGACACCCTCGGCCTCGTCTCGCAGCTCACATAAATCCTCTCACACCGCTGTGTCGGACCCGGCCT CGGCGCAGATGAAGCTCCAGCTGGACGGCCCACCGGGTCGCCGGTCCGTCTCTGGCGTGGAGACGACGTCCCAACGAAGGTCCTCCATCGGCAGTCAG CAGTCGATGAGCTCCCAAACTACCGGACAGAACATGGCACCATCCATggtttcacaacaacaacaacaacaacaacaacaacaagttcaGATCAGCAGCCAA TCGATGGTGCAGTTCTCCAGCCAGCTGGAGGTCATGCACAACctgaaggagcagctggagcagcGGACCCGGCTGATCGAGGCCAACATCCATCGGCAGCAGGACGAGCTGCGGCTGATCCAGGACGAGCTGCACAGAGTTCAGGGGCAAggcctgcag ACGTTCTCGCCGAACGGAGCCGGGCGTCTGAGCCCGGGCCCCCTTCAGACGGCCCAGGGGAACCCGGTGCAGCGGGGGGGGACCCTCGGCATGCAGGGCCAGCCGGTCTCTGCGGGGCCTCTGCAGAGCCGCGTACGGCAGCAAACCCTCCTACGGGACCAGAGCACAGCGCTGCCGGCGTCCCTCTACAACACCGTGATGATCCCCCGGCAGAGCCCGGCTAACGTGGTCCAGATCGCCACCGGCTTGGCCCAGAACACCGGACCCGTGGCCACGTTCGCTCAGGACCGCTCGGCTCAGTTGAG GTTTCCTGCCAGTCCTCAGCTGCTCACCAAGCTGGTGACGGGACCGATGGCGTGCGGCGCGGTCATGGTccccaccaccatgttcatgggCCAAGTGGTGACGGCCTTCGCTCCCCAGCAGGGGCGGACTCAGACCATCAGCATTACCCAGCAgccaccacagcagcagcaggagctccagcagcagctcacaGCTGTGCAGGCGGGGCCGGCGCAGCAGTTCCTCCAG GCTCCTCGGCTTCTTCATGGAAACCAGTCCACCCAGTTGATCCTGCAGGCGGCGTtccctctgcagcagcagggcaCCTTCGCTGCCACGGCCCAACAGCAGCAGTTTCAACAAcagttacaacaacaacaacaacaacagcagctggCCCCCCGCAGGGACAGTCTGTCTGACCGCTCTGCGCCGCAGTAG
- the clocka gene encoding circadian locomoter output cycles protein kaput isoform X10, whose protein sequence is MTSSIDRDDSSIFDGLMEGDEKDKAKRESRNKSEKKRRDQFNVLIKELGAMLPGNTRKMDKSTVLQKSIDFLHKHKEIAAQSESTEIRPDWKPPFLSNEEFTRLMLEALDGFFLAVMTDGNIIYASESVTSLLDHLPSDLVDQNLLNFLPVGEHSDLCKALSSHVTEGETPTPEYLKSQRRVCHRHRLPFVFNYAHRIVLLKFNGVFFSPFKAKNQLEFCCHVLRGTVDPTEPPVYEYVRFIGNFKALNNVAKSTRNGFDGAIRRSLHSAFEGGVCLVATEMCTVEEPNEEFTSRHSLEWKFLFLDHRAPPIIGYLPFEVLGTSGYDYYHVDDLETLARCHEHLMQYGKGKSCYYRFLTKGQQWIWLQTHHYITYHQWNSRPEFIVCTHTVVSYAEVRAERRRVLGIEESQPEITAGEQSQDSGSESQLNTSSLKEALERFDHSRTPSASSRSSHKSSHTAVSDPASAQMKLQLDGPPGRRSVSGVETTSQRRSSIGSQQSMSSQTTGQNMAPSMVSQQQQQQQQQQVQISSQSMVQFSSQLEVMHNLKEQLEQRTRLIEANIHRQQDELRLIQDELHRVQGQGLQTFSPNGAGRLSPGPLQTAQGNPVQRGGTLGMQGQPVSAGPLQSRVRQQTLLRDQSTALPASLYNTVMIPRQSPANVVQIATGLAQNTGPVATFAQDRSAQLRFPASPQLLTKLVTGPMACGAVMVPTTMFMGQVVTAFAPQQGRTQTISITQQPPQQQQELQQQLTAVQAGPAQQFLQAPRLLHGNQSTQLILQAAFPLQQQGTFAATAQQQQFQQQLQQQQQQQQLAPRRDSLSDRSAPQ, encoded by the exons ATGACCTCGAGCATTGACCG GGATGACAGCAGTATCTTTGATGGGTTAATGGAAGGAGATGAAAAGGACAAAGCAAAACG agagtCCCGCAACAAGTCCGAGAAGAAGCGCAGGGACCAGTTCAACGTCCTCATCAAGGAGCTGGGCGCCATGCTGCCGGGCAACACGCGCAAGATGGACAAGTCCACGGTTCTGCAGAAGAGCATCGACTTTCTGCACAAGCACAAGG AAATCGCTGCTCAGTCGGAGTCCACCGAGATCAGACCGGACTGGAAGCCTCCTTTTCTGAGCAACGAAGAGTTCACTCGGCTGATGTTGGAG GCGTTAGATGGATTCTTTCTTGCAGTCATGACTGACGGGAACATAATCTACGCCTCTGAGAGCGTGACGTCCCTCCTGGATCACTTACCC TCTGACCTCGTGGACCAGAACCTGCTGAACTTCCTGCCCGTGGGGGAGCACTCGGACCTGTGCAAGGCCCTGTCCTCTCATGTCACGGAGGGGGAGACGCCCACGCCCGAATATCTGAAAAGTCAGCGCCGTGTTTGTCATCGGCATCGTCtcccatttgtttttaattacgCTCATCGCATCGTTTTACTTAAATTCAacggggtttttttttctccatttaaagCAAAAAACCAGCTGGAGTTCTGTTGCCACGTGCTGCGAGGGACCGTGGACCCCACGGAGCCCCCGGTCTACGAGTACGTCCGGTTCATTGGGAACTTCAAGGCCCTGAATAACG TGGCCAAAAGTACCCGAAACGGTTTCGACGGAGCGATCCGGCGCTCGCTTCACTCGGCCTTCGAAGGCGGCGTCTGTCTGGTGGCGACG GAGATGTGCACTGTAGAGGAGCCCAATGAGGAATTCACCTCCAGACATAGTTTAGAGTGGAAATTTCTCTTCTTGGACCACAG AGCTCCGCCCATCATCGGGTACCTCCCGTTTGAGGTTCTGGGTACTTCCGGGTACGACTACTACCACGTAGACGACCTGGAGACGCTGGCCAGATGCCACGAGCACC TGATGCAATATGGCAAAGGGAAGTCCTGCTACTACAGGTTCCTCACCAAAGGGCAGCAGTGGATCTGGCTCCAGACCCACCACTACATCACCTACCACCAGTGGAACTCCAGGCCCGAGTTTATCGTCTGCACGCATACTGTTGTGAG TTATGCTGAAGTGAGAGCAGAGCGGCGCCGAGTGCTCGGCATTGAAGAATCCCAACCCGAGATCACAGCAGGCGAG CAGTCCCAGGATTCAGGCTCCGAGTCGCAGCTCAACACGTCGAGCCTGAAGGAGGCGCTGGAGCGCTTCGACCACAGCCGGACACCCTCGGCCTCGTCTCGCAGCTCACATAAATCCTCTCACACCGCTGTGTCGGACCCGGCCT CGGCGCAGATGAAGCTCCAGCTGGACGGCCCACCGGGTCGCCGGTCCGTCTCTGGCGTGGAGACGACGTCCCAACGAAGGTCCTCCATCGGCAGTCAG CAGTCGATGAGCTCCCAAACTACCGGACAGAACATGGCACCATCCATggtttcacaacaacaacaacaacaacaacaacaacaagttcaGATCAGCAGCCAA TCGATGGTGCAGTTCTCCAGCCAGCTGGAGGTCATGCACAACctgaaggagcagctggagcagcGGACCCGGCTGATCGAGGCCAACATCCATCGGCAGCAGGACGAGCTGCGGCTGATCCAGGACGAGCTGCACAGAGTTCAGGGGCAAggcctgcag ACGTTCTCGCCGAACGGAGCCGGGCGTCTGAGCCCGGGCCCCCTTCAGACGGCCCAGGGGAACCCGGTGCAGCGGGGGGGGACCCTCGGCATGCAGGGCCAGCCGGTCTCTGCGGGGCCTCTGCAGAGCCGCGTACGGCAGCAAACCCTCCTACGGGACCAGAGCACAGCGCTGCCGGCGTCCCTCTACAACACCGTGATGATCCCCCGGCAGAGCCCGGCTAACGTGGTCCAGATCGCCACCGGCTTGGCCCAGAACACCGGACCCGTGGCCACGTTCGCTCAGGACCGCTCGGCTCAGTTGAG GTTTCCTGCCAGTCCTCAGCTGCTCACCAAGCTGGTGACGGGACCGATGGCGTGCGGCGCGGTCATGGTccccaccaccatgttcatgggCCAAGTGGTGACGGCCTTCGCTCCCCAGCAGGGGCGGACTCAGACCATCAGCATTACCCAGCAgccaccacagcagcagcaggagctccagcagcagctcacaGCTGTGCAGGCGGGGCCGGCGCAGCAGTTCCTCCAG GCTCCTCGGCTTCTTCATGGAAACCAGTCCACCCAGTTGATCCTGCAGGCGGCGTtccctctgcagcagcagggcaCCTTCGCTGCCACGGCCCAACAGCAGCAGTTTCAACAAcagttacaacaacaacaacaacaacagcagctggCCCCCCGCAGGGACAGTCTGTCTGACCGCTCTGCGCCGCAGTAG
- the clocka gene encoding circadian locomoter output cycles protein kaput isoform X5, whose translation MTSSIDRDDSSIFDGLMEGDEKDKAKRESRNKSEKKRRDQFNVLIKELGAMLPGNTRKMDKSTVLQKSIDFLHKHKEIAAQSESTEIRPDWKPPFLSNEEFTRLMLEALDGFFLAVMTDGNIIYASESVTSLLDHLPSDLVDQNLLNFLPVGEHSDLCKALSSHVTEGETPTPEYLKSQRRVCHRHRLPFVFNYAHRIVLLKFNGVFFSPFKAKNQLEFCCHVLRGTVDPTEPPVYEYVRFIGNFKALNNGEFPLAPRASASGLRAAKPPLFCRVVLSPVAKSTRNGFDGAIRRSLHSAFEGGVCLVATEMCTVEEPNEEFTSRHSLEWKFLFLDHRAPPIIGYLPFEVLGTSGYDYYHVDDLETLARCHEHLMQYGKGKSCYYRFLTKGQQWIWLQTHHYITYHQWNSRPEFIVCTHTVVSYAEVRAERRRVLGIEESQPEITAGEQSQDSGSESQLNTSSLKEALERFDHSRTPSASSRSSHKSSHTAVSDPASAQMKLQLDGPPGRRSVSGVETTSQRRSSIGSQQSMSSQTTGQNMAPSMVSQQQQQQQQQQVQISSQSMVQFSSQLEVMHNLKEQLEQRTRLIEANIHRQQDELRLIQDELHRVQGQGLQTFSPNGAGRLSPGPLQTAQGNPVQRGGTLGMQGQPVSAGPLQSRVRQQTLLRDQSTALPASLYNTVMIPRQSPANVVQIATGLAQNTGPVATFAQDRSAQLRFPASPQLLTKLVTGPMACGAVMVPTTMFMGQVVTAFAPQQGRTQTISITQQPPQQQQELQQQLTAVQAGPAQQFLQAPRLLHGNQSTQLILQAAFPLQQQGTFAATAQQQQFQQQLQQQQQQQQLAPRRDSLSDRSAPQ comes from the exons ATGACCTCGAGCATTGACCG GGATGACAGCAGTATCTTTGATGGGTTAATGGAAGGAGATGAAAAGGACAAAGCAAAACG agagtCCCGCAACAAGTCCGAGAAGAAGCGCAGGGACCAGTTCAACGTCCTCATCAAGGAGCTGGGCGCCATGCTGCCGGGCAACACGCGCAAGATGGACAAGTCCACGGTTCTGCAGAAGAGCATCGACTTTCTGCACAAGCACAAGG AAATCGCTGCTCAGTCGGAGTCCACCGAGATCAGACCGGACTGGAAGCCTCCTTTTCTGAGCAACGAAGAGTTCACTCGGCTGATGTTGGAG GCGTTAGATGGATTCTTTCTTGCAGTCATGACTGACGGGAACATAATCTACGCCTCTGAGAGCGTGACGTCCCTCCTGGATCACTTACCC TCTGACCTCGTGGACCAGAACCTGCTGAACTTCCTGCCCGTGGGGGAGCACTCGGACCTGTGCAAGGCCCTGTCCTCTCATGTCACGGAGGGGGAGACGCCCACGCCCGAATATCTGAAAAGTCAGCGCCGTGTTTGTCATCGGCATCGTCtcccatttgtttttaattacgCTCATCGCATCGTTTTACTTAAATTCAacggggtttttttttctccatttaaagCAAAAAACCAGCTGGAGTTCTGTTGCCACGTGCTGCGAGGGACCGTGGACCCCACGGAGCCCCCGGTCTACGAGTACGTCCGGTTCATTGGGAACTTCAAGGCCCTGAATAACGGTGAGTTCCCCCTCGCTCCTCGGGCCTCAGCCTCGGGCCTCCGGGCCGCTAAGCCTCCGCTCTTCTGCCGTGTCGTTTTGTCACCAGTGGCCAAAAGTACCCGAAACGGTTTCGACGGAGCGATCCGGCGCTCGCTTCACTCGGCCTTCGAAGGCGGCGTCTGTCTGGTGGCGACG GAGATGTGCACTGTAGAGGAGCCCAATGAGGAATTCACCTCCAGACATAGTTTAGAGTGGAAATTTCTCTTCTTGGACCACAG AGCTCCGCCCATCATCGGGTACCTCCCGTTTGAGGTTCTGGGTACTTCCGGGTACGACTACTACCACGTAGACGACCTGGAGACGCTGGCCAGATGCCACGAGCACC TGATGCAATATGGCAAAGGGAAGTCCTGCTACTACAGGTTCCTCACCAAAGGGCAGCAGTGGATCTGGCTCCAGACCCACCACTACATCACCTACCACCAGTGGAACTCCAGGCCCGAGTTTATCGTCTGCACGCATACTGTTGTGAG TTATGCTGAAGTGAGAGCAGAGCGGCGCCGAGTGCTCGGCATTGAAGAATCCCAACCCGAGATCACAGCAGGCGAG CAGTCCCAGGATTCAGGCTCCGAGTCGCAGCTCAACACGTCGAGCCTGAAGGAGGCGCTGGAGCGCTTCGACCACAGCCGGACACCCTCGGCCTCGTCTCGCAGCTCACATAAATCCTCTCACACCGCTGTGTCGGACCCGGCCT CGGCGCAGATGAAGCTCCAGCTGGACGGCCCACCGGGTCGCCGGTCCGTCTCTGGCGTGGAGACGACGTCCCAACGAAGGTCCTCCATCGGCAGTCAG CAGTCGATGAGCTCCCAAACTACCGGACAGAACATGGCACCATCCATggtttcacaacaacaacaacaacaacaacaacaacaagttcaGATCAGCAGCCAA TCGATGGTGCAGTTCTCCAGCCAGCTGGAGGTCATGCACAACctgaaggagcagctggagcagcGGACCCGGCTGATCGAGGCCAACATCCATCGGCAGCAGGACGAGCTGCGGCTGATCCAGGACGAGCTGCACAGAGTTCAGGGGCAAggcctgcag ACGTTCTCGCCGAACGGAGCCGGGCGTCTGAGCCCGGGCCCCCTTCAGACGGCCCAGGGGAACCCGGTGCAGCGGGGGGGGACCCTCGGCATGCAGGGCCAGCCGGTCTCTGCGGGGCCTCTGCAGAGCCGCGTACGGCAGCAAACCCTCCTACGGGACCAGAGCACAGCGCTGCCGGCGTCCCTCTACAACACCGTGATGATCCCCCGGCAGAGCCCGGCTAACGTGGTCCAGATCGCCACCGGCTTGGCCCAGAACACCGGACCCGTGGCCACGTTCGCTCAGGACCGCTCGGCTCAGTTGAG GTTTCCTGCCAGTCCTCAGCTGCTCACCAAGCTGGTGACGGGACCGATGGCGTGCGGCGCGGTCATGGTccccaccaccatgttcatgggCCAAGTGGTGACGGCCTTCGCTCCCCAGCAGGGGCGGACTCAGACCATCAGCATTACCCAGCAgccaccacagcagcagcaggagctccagcagcagctcacaGCTGTGCAGGCGGGGCCGGCGCAGCAGTTCCTCCAG GCTCCTCGGCTTCTTCATGGAAACCAGTCCACCCAGTTGATCCTGCAGGCGGCGTtccctctgcagcagcagggcaCCTTCGCTGCCACGGCCCAACAGCAGCAGTTTCAACAAcagttacaacaacaacaacaacaacagcagctggCCCCCCGCAGGGACAGTCTGTCTGACCGCTCTGCGCCGCAGTAG